The genomic DNA GACTCCCTCCAAATTGAGACACACTACTTTTAGTAATGTGTACAGGAGGGATGATGTGTGACGTTGAAACGTGAACCACACATTTATACATTCGAAGCGAAGGATGGAACAGATGTCACCATTCGCCCCGCGGATATACGTGATGCCGAGCAAATCATCAGTGCTGCTGAATCGATTGTTAGTACCCGTTCGTTCATCCAAAAGGAAGAGACACGTTCGCTTGAGGAAGAAAAAGCATTCATCACTGATATGAAGCTTTCAAACAACATGTATTCCGTTGTTGAGGCTGAAGGTAAGATTGTGGGCATCGCCCGTGTGATGAGAGGCGAGCTCGAAATGAAACGCCACTGCGGTGTTTTCCGTACCTGGGTGACCGAAGATGCGCAAGGGAAGGGAATTGGGACGAAAATCATGGCCTATACACTCGATTGGGGCCGGAAAGAAAATCTTCATAAGATTTGGCTGACAGTCTTTTCAAACAATCCGATTGCTTCAAAATTGTATGAACGCTACGGTTT from Pseudalkalibacillus sp. SCS-8 includes the following:
- a CDS encoding GNAT family N-acetyltransferase gives rise to the protein MTLKREPHIYTFEAKDGTDVTIRPADIRDAEQIISAAESIVSTRSFIQKEETRSLEEEKAFITDMKLSNNMYSVVEAEGKIVGIARVMRGELEMKRHCGVFRTWVTEDAQGKGIGTKIMAYTLDWGRKENLHKIWLTVFSNNPIASKLYERYGFVYEGTQKDQLCIKGEFEDEIYMAYFFDQRDRC